The Kangiella marina genome window below encodes:
- a CDS encoding peptidoglycan DD-metalloendopeptidase family protein: MINRDYKGFNRSKPLFAQKKTRRKSTIITIATLSVVFAAVSYLALTPGKESSTQENQQQELLTLQLSSDDTNSTTEQTESDTSSGELTLSEKSLEPAEQTLAESTDEESALNLQKQASSKLNGATDAIKNFVKKTTKPRYDWQTITVAKGESLARIFNKLGFSSKDLHYMMQADDQVKILKKIRPGHTLEFAANEEKAFHSLRYPFNSSDTLVITKLDDKQFDVSLDVKPIEFKQRFATATITSSFYNAGKQAGLPDGVIMELAGVFEYDIDFALEIRKNDSFSVLYEEKYIDGKKVGYGNILSAEFNNMGEHYAAVRYTDTNDRTAYYTPEGKALRKSFLRAPLKFNYVSSNFNPKRFHPIQKRVKPHRGTDYRAPIGTPVRAAGDGRVIKSSYNRYNGNYVFIQHGGNISTKYLHFSKRAVKAGQRVKQGQIIGYVGSTGMSQAPHLHYEFVVNGVHRNPRRVKLPHAAPVPKAEMARFQELSKPLMKQLETERTTYFARLNDQESSGTASNSKLQK; this comes from the coding sequence ATGATAAACCGTGATTATAAAGGGTTTAACAGAAGCAAGCCCCTGTTTGCCCAAAAGAAAACTCGACGAAAGAGCACGATCATCACGATCGCAACGCTATCCGTCGTATTCGCGGCAGTTTCTTACTTAGCATTGACTCCTGGAAAAGAGTCTTCAACTCAAGAAAACCAACAACAAGAATTACTTACTTTACAATTATCATCGGACGATACTAACTCAACAACTGAACAAACAGAGTCTGACACTTCATCAGGCGAATTGACGTTGTCTGAGAAAAGCCTTGAGCCTGCCGAGCAGACACTCGCTGAGAGTACCGACGAAGAGTCAGCATTGAATCTTCAGAAGCAAGCCAGTTCTAAGTTGAATGGCGCTACTGACGCTATAAAGAATTTCGTAAAGAAGACCACAAAACCTAGATATGATTGGCAAACCATTACCGTTGCTAAAGGCGAAAGTTTAGCGCGTATTTTTAATAAGCTAGGTTTCAGCTCTAAAGATCTGCACTACATGATGCAGGCCGATGATCAGGTCAAGATTTTAAAGAAGATCAGACCCGGCCATACCTTAGAGTTTGCTGCCAATGAAGAAAAAGCATTCCACAGCTTGCGTTATCCGTTTAATTCTAGCGATACCCTTGTTATCACTAAGCTTGATGATAAGCAGTTCGACGTTTCGCTCGACGTTAAACCGATTGAGTTTAAGCAACGCTTCGCTACCGCGACTATCACCAGCAGCTTTTATAACGCAGGTAAACAAGCAGGGCTTCCTGATGGCGTCATCATGGAGCTCGCAGGCGTGTTTGAGTATGACATCGATTTTGCGCTAGAAATTCGCAAAAACGATAGCTTCTCCGTGTTGTATGAAGAAAAATATATTGATGGCAAAAAAGTGGGCTACGGCAACATTTTGTCAGCCGAGTTCAACAACATGGGTGAGCATTACGCCGCAGTGCGCTATACCGACACTAACGATCGTACGGCTTATTATACGCCTGAAGGTAAAGCGCTAAGAAAATCGTTCTTGCGTGCGCCGTTGAAGTTTAACTACGTCAGTTCAAACTTTAACCCTAAGCGTTTCCACCCGATCCAAAAGCGTGTAAAACCACACCGTGGTACTGACTATCGTGCGCCAATCGGCACACCAGTGCGTGCTGCGGGCGATGGCCGCGTCATAAAGTCAAGCTACAACCGCTACAATGGTAACTATGTTTTCATTCAACATGGCGGCAATATCAGCACTAAATACTTGCACTTCTCTAAGCGTGCAGTAAAAGCTGGTCAGCGTGTTAAACAAGGGCAAATCATTGGCTATGTCGGCTCAACGGGAATGTCACAAGCACCGCACCTGCACTATGAATTTGTGGTCAATGGTGTTCACCGCAATCCACGCCGAGTGAAATTGCCACATGCTGCACCAGTGCCTAAAGCTGAAATGGCTCGCTTCCAAGAATTATCGAAGCCATTAATGAAGCAGCTTGAAACCGAACGTACGACCTACTTTGCGCGTCTGAATGATCAAGAATCATCTGGCACGGCAAGTAATAGCAAATTGCAAAAATAA
- the tyrS gene encoding tyrosine--tRNA ligase, which yields MSDIETMFEELKRGADEILPEEELLEKLKEGRPLTIKAGFDPTAPDLHLGHTVLINKMRQFQQFGHNVVFLIGDFTGMIGDPTGKNATRKPLTRDDVMKNAETYKEQVFKILDPDKTTIAFNSEWCEQLGAAGMIKLASNSTVARMLERDDFKKRYASEQPIAIHEFLYPLVQGYDSVAMKADVELGGTDQRFNLLMGRELQKADGQKPQTVLMMPLLEGLDGVNKMSKSLDNYVGITEAPGVMYQKLLSLPDSMMWRYHELLSFKSLEEVEQLKKDVEAGANPQDIKKAFALEIIERFHGKEAAENAHKGAGNIVRDGEVPEGTPEVEVSLDGAEQFPVGAVINRAGLAANSAQAKDMLKNGRVKIDWEVVEPSYMVKPGKYLMQAGKKKIAYVTVTQ from the coding sequence ATGAGTGATATTGAGACCATGTTTGAGGAGCTGAAACGTGGAGCTGATGAGATTCTGCCTGAAGAAGAGTTACTAGAGAAGCTAAAAGAAGGGCGTCCGTTGACCATCAAAGCGGGTTTTGACCCCACCGCGCCTGATCTACATTTAGGTCATACGGTATTGATTAATAAAATGCGTCAATTTCAGCAGTTCGGTCATAACGTGGTATTTCTGATTGGTGACTTTACCGGCATGATCGGTGACCCCACGGGCAAAAATGCAACGCGTAAGCCGCTGACTCGTGACGATGTGATGAAAAACGCTGAAACCTATAAAGAGCAGGTCTTCAAAATTCTCGACCCAGACAAAACCACCATCGCCTTCAATTCAGAATGGTGTGAACAGTTGGGTGCTGCGGGAATGATTAAGCTCGCCTCCAACTCGACGGTGGCACGAATGCTGGAGCGAGATGATTTTAAGAAACGGTATGCCAGTGAGCAGCCCATCGCGATTCATGAGTTTTTGTATCCGCTGGTACAGGGCTATGATTCGGTAGCGATGAAGGCGGACGTGGAGCTTGGCGGTACTGATCAGCGTTTTAACTTACTGATGGGGCGTGAACTTCAAAAAGCCGACGGCCAAAAACCGCAAACCGTATTGATGATGCCTTTATTGGAAGGACTCGATGGTGTTAATAAAATGTCGAAGTCGCTGGATAATTATGTGGGTATCACGGAAGCGCCCGGCGTCATGTATCAGAAGTTATTATCGCTACCGGATAGCATGATGTGGCGTTACCATGAATTGTTGTCGTTCAAGTCGCTGGAAGAAGTCGAACAGCTGAAAAAAGATGTCGAAGCGGGAGCGAATCCGCAGGATATAAAGAAGGCTTTTGCCTTAGAAATAATCGAAAGATTCCATGGTAAAGAAGCTGCGGAGAATGCCCATAAAGGCGCAGGTAATATTGTCAGGGACGGTGAAGTGCCTGAAGGCACGCCAGAGGTGGAAGTCAGTTTGGATGGCGCAGAGCAATTCCCCGTTGGGGCCGTGATTAACCGCGCAGGATTGGCGGCAAACTCAGCGCAAGCCAAAGACATGTTAAAGAATGGTCGTGTTAAGATTGATTGGGAAGTTGTCGAGCCTTCTTATATGGTCAAGCCTGGTAAGTACTTAATGCAGGCTGGCAAGAAGAAAATTGCTTACGTTACTGTGACTCAATAA
- a CDS encoding S8 family serine peptidase — MENTFKKSAMTLLVGASLALPVSAYADSFVVVAKNNINDHFVETVESMGAKVTHKIPQVGLLVIESDNMDIRERLAGVSGVSSTFANFTLDYVAPNQAAEYDINFEEMAASPPNTGDDDFFFDLQWGHDSVNATEAWEAGVRGQGVRVAVLDSGIDSSHPDLTPNLNMALSTSFVPGEDYDNPPGSHGTHVAGTIAAADNAFGTIGVAPEAEIMSIKVLSAVTGSGSTSGIWQGMIYAADNGADVINMSLGISGGFPKNCTFTDSDTGEKTHYPAKDCSELIRTYDRVTQYVRSKGTIIISSAGNDARDMSHDGPTMALPAEANHVVSVSSTAPYLWGIDSTTALDELASYSNYGRKGIDISGPGGDFDVFFDFGAAPCNGPVLPGRPCYVYDMVLSTTPGGWGWNAGTSMASPHVAGVAALIISEYGGNISVQQLEKELRARAVGSGNSTEHGKGRASSGF; from the coding sequence ATGGAAAATACCTTTAAGAAAAGCGCAATGACGCTTTTGGTCGGCGCATCATTAGCGTTACCTGTCTCAGCTTATGCTGACTCTTTCGTCGTTGTCGCAAAAAATAACATTAACGATCATTTCGTGGAAACAGTTGAGTCGATGGGAGCTAAGGTGACTCACAAAATTCCACAAGTTGGTTTGCTTGTCATTGAAAGTGACAACATGGATATCCGTGAGCGCTTAGCGGGGGTGTCAGGAGTAAGCTCAACGTTTGCGAACTTTACACTAGATTATGTCGCTCCCAATCAAGCTGCGGAATACGATATCAATTTTGAAGAAATGGCAGCGAGCCCTCCGAACACTGGTGATGATGACTTCTTTTTTGATTTACAGTGGGGCCACGATTCAGTAAATGCGACTGAAGCTTGGGAAGCGGGCGTTCGTGGACAAGGCGTTCGTGTGGCGGTATTGGATAGCGGTATCGATTCTTCACACCCTGATTTAACACCAAATCTCAACATGGCACTGTCAACATCGTTTGTACCTGGTGAGGATTACGATAACCCACCTGGCAGCCACGGTACACACGTTGCTGGAACGATTGCGGCGGCAGATAATGCTTTCGGTACCATTGGTGTCGCGCCTGAAGCTGAAATTATGTCGATTAAAGTACTTTCTGCAGTCACAGGAAGCGGCAGCACTTCAGGCATTTGGCAGGGGATGATTTACGCTGCCGATAATGGTGCTGATGTGATTAACATGAGTTTGGGTATCAGCGGTGGTTTCCCTAAGAACTGTACCTTTACGGATTCGGATACTGGTGAAAAGACTCATTACCCAGCTAAAGATTGTAGTGAGCTGATTCGTACTTACGATAGGGTTACTCAGTATGTTCGTAGCAAAGGCACAATCATCATTTCTTCTGCAGGTAATGATGCACGCGATATGAGTCATGATGGACCAACCATGGCGTTACCAGCTGAAGCCAACCATGTTGTATCGGTATCGTCTACGGCGCCATACTTGTGGGGTATTGACTCGACGACAGCATTAGACGAGTTGGCCTCCTACTCAAACTATGGCCGTAAAGGGATCGATATTTCAGGTCCTGGTGGTGATTTCGACGTGTTCTTTGACTTCGGCGCTGCTCCTTGTAACGGTCCCGTACTTCCAGGTCGTCCATGCTATGTTTATGACATGGTGTTAAGTACAACGCCTGGCGGTTGGGGTTGGAATGCCGGTACCAGTATGGCATCACCGCATGTTGCAGGTGTTGCAGCACTGATTATCAGCGAGTACGGCGGTAATATTAGCGTCCAACAACTTGAAAAAGAGTTGCGCGCCCGTGCGGTAGGCTCTGGAAACAGTACTGAGCATGGTAAAGGTCGAGCTTCATCAGGTTTTTAA